A region from the Pelobates fuscus isolate aPelFus1 chromosome 1, aPelFus1.pri, whole genome shotgun sequence genome encodes:
- the POU4F1 gene encoding POU domain, class 4, transcription factor 1: protein MMSMNSKQPHFAMHPSLPEHKYTSLHSSSEAIRRACLPTPPLQSNIFASLDETLLARAEALAAVDMAVSQGKSHPFKPDATYHTMSSVQCSSNSTVPLAHHHHHHHHHHHQGLEAGDLLDHVSSPSLALMSSTGHDGVGGGGGNGGGGGGGGGGGGLISTSAHPHSHMHGLSHLSHQAAMNMTSALQHPGLVAHHGPGGQVGSAVGAAGLASICDSETDPRELEAFAERFKQRRIKLGVTQADVGSALANLKIPGVGSLSQSTICRFESLTLSHNNMIALKPILQAWLEEAEGAQREKMNKPELFNGGEKKRKRTSIAAPEKRSLEAYFAVQPRPSSEKIAAIAEKLDLKKNVVRVWFCNQRQKQKRMKFSANY from the exons ATGATGTCCATGAACAGCAAGCAGCCTCACTTTGCCATGCACCCGAGCTTACCTGAGCACAAATACACCTCCCTGCACTCCAGTTCGGAAGCAATAAGGAGAGCATGCCTGCCAACTCCACCG CTGCAGAGCAACATCTTCGCCAGCCTGGACGAGACCCTCCTGGCCAGGGCAGAAGCTCTAGCCGCGGTGGATATGGCCGTGTCCCAGGGCAAGAGTCATCCCTTCAAGCCAGATGCCACCTACCACACGATGAGCAGCGTGCAATGCTCTTCCAACTCTACCGTGCCACTAGCTCACCACCatcatcaccatcaccaccatcaccaccagggTCTGGAAGCCGGGGACCTCTTGGATCATGTCTCGTCCCCGTCTCTGGCGCTCATGAGCAGCACAGGACATGATGGAGTCGGGGGTGGTGGAGGCAATGGAGGGGGAGGCGGTGGCGGAGGTGGTGGAGGAGGCTTGATCTCCACCTCAGCCCATCCACATAGCCACATGCATGGCCTGAGCCACCTCTCCCACCAGGCGGCCATGAACATGACCTCTGCTCTTCAGCACCCTGGCTTAGTTGCTCACCATGGACCCGGGGGGCAGGTGGGCTCAGCGGTGGGGGCAGCAGGCTTAGCCTCAATATGCGACTCGGAAACCGACCCCCGGGAGCTGGAAGCCTTTGCTGAGAGGTTCAAGCAGAGAAGGATCAAACTCGGGGTGACTCAGGCGGACGTAGGGTCAGCCTTGGCCAACCTAAAGATTCCTGGGGTGGGTTCCCTCAGCCAAAGCACTATATGCAGGTTTGAATCCCTCACCCTGTCCCACAACAACATGATAGCCCTCAAGCCCATCTTACAAGCGTGGTTGGAGGAGGCAGAGGGGGCCCAGAGGGAAAAAATGAACAAACCAGAACTATTTAATGGGGGGGAAAAGAAGCGCAAGAGGACTTCAATTGCTGCTCCAGAGAAAAGGTCCCTGGAAGCTTATTTCGCTGTCCAGCCCAGACCTTCCTCAGAGAAGATAGCGGCCATAGCTGAGAAACTGGACCTCAAAAAGAACGTAGTGCGAGTGTGGTTCTGTAACCAGAGACAGAAACAGAAAAGAATGAAGTTTTCTGCAAATTACTAG